TTAATATCGAAATCTTCTTTCCCGTTCTCAATATCAATTTCATAATACTGTTTGCCATTTGCTCTTTCCAATTCAATGCTCTCTACTCTTCCCTCTGCTTCAGAAAGAGCAATCTTTTTCGCTTCTTCAACAGTAATCATATCCTGTGCAGCTTCTTTTTTACTCCCAGTGCTTCCTTTTCCATTCGTATCTGCTGCACCTGCTGCAACAGCACCTCCCAGCAATAAGGCTCCTGTCAAAGAAATAACTGCAAATTTTTTGTTCATTTTATTTTTCCTCCTTTTTCTTTTCTACATGTTCAATATAACCGGTGAAAATGAGAGAAAAAGGATAAGAAAATTAAAATTTGATGAGAAAGGGATTAATCATCCCAGGTAACCGACAACACTTCTCCTGTAATAGCATGGATCTCGACAGCTGCCTCCCTGCCATCATCCTTTTCTATCTCAACAAGATAAGAAGGTCCCTTGTCTGTTTCTCCAAAGCTGATATCATCCACTTCCCCAGGTTCATTTTTTAGAGCAATTTGGACAGCTTCCTCTTCGGTTAGATTTTTTACAGGGACCTTTGTTTCCTCAGCAGCACGGGATAAAACTTCTCCATTCAGAGCATCAACAGTAATCTTAATCTTCTCTTCATCTTTCTGAACGATTGCCTCGAAGGCTGATTTTTCTTTATGAGTCACTTTTTTAATGGAGAGTAATTCACCAGATTCTTCTGCCTGAATAATTTCCTTTATTTTTTCTTCATTAAGCTGCTTCTGTTCACCATTAGAAATTTGATCTTTTTTTCAAAAGAAAGAATTTCTCCTCCGTTTTCACTCAGCTTTATTTGATAGAACCCTTTGCCTCTTTTCATTTCAATCAAATAAGTGCTGTTCACTTTTTCAAATTCAGAATTTCACCCTGATACCGGTCTTTTATTATCTCCATGGCTTCACTTTCAGTAATTGATTCTGAAGCCGAGACATTTGTGAATTGTATTACAGCAAATACAAGGAGCGCAGCCAGCAAAAGCCCCGAAGCTGAAATTATTATAAGTTTATGCTTCATTTCCTTACACCTCTCCACTTGGCTTATTTCTCTATTATCTGATAATAACATGAGAAAATGATGAGAATGGTTAAGTTATTTTAATTCTTATGGATGCTGCAGTTCCCAATCCTTCAGTACTTTCGAGCCTGATCTCAACCCCAAGAGCATCGGCGATTTCTTTGGCAAGGGACAGTCCCAGTCCCGATCCTCCTGTTTTTCTGTTTCTTGCCTCATCTACCCGGTAAAAACGGTCAAACACTCTTGGCAGATCCTTCTGGGGAATACCCATGCCGCGATCTTCAATCCGGATATAAACCTTACTTTTCTCTGTCCCGATAGTAACCCTTATGATATCATCACTGTATTTCCTGGCATTATCCAGAAAAATAAACAGAAGCTGCTTTAATTTATTTTCATCCGTTTGAATAAAGGTATTTCCAGCCAAACTGGATTCCAACTGTATAGTCCTTTTAAAAGCATCTCCATAAGTCCGGATGACCTGGGTTAAAAAACGGTTAAGATCTATCATCTTCAAATCGAGCATCCACTGATCATCATGCCGTGCAAGCAAAAGAAGCTGTTCTGTCATTTCCTTCATTCTTAATGCCTCTGAATGAATGGCTTCTATTGATTCATTAAATAATTCAGGTTCTTTCAATCCCCTTCTCTTAAGCAGGCTTGAATAACTCTCAATAACAGTTAATGGGGTTTTTAATTCATGGGAAGCATTTGATATAAAAAGTTTTTGCTTTTCATAATTGGATTCAAGAAGATCTATCATATGGTTGAAGGTTTCACCCATTTGATGCAGCTCATCCTGGGATTTCCCCTCCAGTTCAAGA
This window of the Cytobacillus pseudoceanisediminis genome carries:
- a CDS encoding HAMP domain-containing sensor histidine kinase, whose protein sequence is MNLRKKIYLYTTVLFAVLLLIMNIAVYAVFSKLIYENEQASISNEMANITKIAQRSIGKVPEDDLLRAFVPSSGMVRLVQPDKKAVTSASSDEKALSKIPAEYISSELIKTMEIDKKVYMFASAPVILPDGEIGSFQLARSMESAENILRTLRFVLGIVTVLAMIPVLISSAILSKFITRPVATMTATMKEIRKSGQFKRLELEGKSQDELHQMGETFNHMIDLLESNYEKQKLFISNASHELKTPLTVIESYSSLLKRRGLKEPELFNESIEAIHSEALRMKEMTEQLLLLARHDDQWMLDLKMIDLNRFLTQVIRTYGDAFKRTIQLESSLAGNTFIQTDENKLKQLLFIFLDNARKYSDDIIRVTIGTEKSKVYIRIEDRGMGIPQKDLPRVFDRFYRVDEARNRKTGGSGLGLSLAKEIADALGVEIRLESTEGLGTAASIRIKIT
- a CDS encoding PepSY domain-containing protein → MTHKEKSAFEAIVQKDEEKIKITVDALNGEVLSRAAEETKVPVKNLTEEEAVQIALKNEPGEVDDISFGETDKGPSYLVEIEKDDGREAAVEIHAITGEVLSVTWDD